A region from the Mesorhizobium sp. J8 genome encodes:
- a CDS encoding transglutaminase-like cysteine peptidase: MQRSPGVLTSSFLLGFVSLIGATSLQAGPAAAAQSTWFKRMAAQSASSATVGASTSVPYGWLDFCHRRPKECKVPPLPAASVKLTAQNMSILKRINQKANRSITPVSNYDHWGTMMDHWDYPTDGKGDCKIYALYKRKLLQEAGFPRQALLMTVVRDLHNEGHTILTVKTDKGDLVLDNLVDEIRPWNATGYYFLKRQSQQNPNVWVSLNQRGGTAKRLSPSS; the protein is encoded by the coding sequence ATGCAGCGTTCCCCTGGCGTCCTGACCTCTTCTTTCCTTCTTGGTTTCGTTTCGTTGATTGGTGCGACGTCGTTGCAGGCAGGCCCTGCCGCGGCGGCCCAGTCGACATGGTTCAAGCGAATGGCGGCGCAATCTGCCAGTTCCGCCACCGTCGGCGCCAGCACCAGCGTGCCGTATGGCTGGCTCGATTTCTGTCATCGCCGGCCGAAGGAGTGCAAGGTGCCCCCCCTGCCCGCCGCGAGCGTCAAGCTGACCGCGCAGAACATGAGCATCCTCAAGCGGATAAACCAGAAGGCGAACCGCTCCATCACGCCCGTCAGCAACTACGATCACTGGGGCACGATGATGGACCATTGGGACTATCCGACGGACGGCAAGGGCGATTGCAAGATCTACGCTCTCTACAAGCGCAAGCTTCTCCAGGAAGCGGGATTTCCCCGGCAGGCGCTGCTGATGACGGTGGTGCGCGACCTGCACAACGAGGGCCACACGATCCTGACCGTGAAGACCGACAAGGGCGATCTCGTGCTGGACAATCTCGTCGACGAAATCCGGCCGTGGAACGCCACCGGCTATTATTTCCTGAAACGACAGTCGCAGCAGAACCCGAATGTCTGGGTTTCGCTCAACCAGCGCGGCGGCACGGCGAAACGGCTGTCTCCAAGCTCGTAA
- the tldD gene encoding metalloprotease TldD, with protein MNSLIGQFDISDDRVKEIVADTIKGADDGELFLEYSESEALMFDNGRLKTANFNTDQGFGLRAVAGEASGYAHSSDLSEASLLRAADAVSAVKGGYSGTLAGAPARTNRHLYGDENPIPSPSFEAKAKLLQEIDGWLRAKDPRVRQVTASLAASWQHVEIVRGDGQIVRDIRPLVRINVSVVVGSGDRQESGSYGMGGRKSFGEFVSEESWKHAAGEALRQALVNLEAVPAPAGTFDIVLSSGWPGVMLHEAVGHGLEGDFNRKKTSAFAGLMGSQVAAKGVTVVDDGTIPERRGSLTVDDEGTPSARNVLIEDGKLVGYMQDRQNARLMGMKATGNGRREGYAHQPMPRMTNTYMTAGDMQPEEIIASVKNGIYAVSFGGGQVDITSGKFVFGCTEAYMIENGKVTQPIKGAMLIGNGPDAMHRVSMVGNDMQLDNGIGMCGKAGQGVPVGVGQPHLRMNQMTVGGTRV; from the coding sequence ATGAACAGCCTGATCGGCCAATTCGACATTTCCGACGATCGCGTCAAAGAGATCGTCGCCGACACCATCAAGGGCGCCGACGACGGCGAGCTGTTCCTTGAGTACAGCGAAAGCGAAGCGCTGATGTTCGACAACGGCCGGCTGAAGACGGCCAATTTCAACACCGACCAGGGGTTCGGCCTGCGCGCCGTGGCCGGGGAAGCCAGCGGCTACGCGCATTCGAGCGATCTTTCCGAAGCCTCGCTGCTGCGCGCGGCCGATGCCGTCTCGGCGGTCAAGGGCGGCTATTCCGGCACATTGGCCGGGGCACCCGCGCGCACCAACCGCCATCTCTATGGTGACGAGAACCCCATCCCCTCCCCGTCCTTCGAGGCCAAGGCCAAGCTGTTGCAGGAGATCGACGGCTGGCTGCGGGCCAAGGATCCGCGTGTTCGCCAGGTGACGGCCTCGCTCGCAGCCTCCTGGCAGCATGTCGAGATCGTGCGCGGCGACGGCCAGATCGTGCGCGACATCCGCCCGCTGGTCCGCATCAACGTCTCGGTCGTGGTCGGCAGCGGCGACCGGCAGGAGAGTGGCTCCTACGGCATGGGCGGCCGCAAGAGCTTCGGCGAGTTCGTCAGCGAGGAAAGCTGGAAGCACGCGGCAGGCGAGGCGCTGCGGCAGGCGCTGGTCAACCTGGAAGCGGTTCCGGCGCCGGCGGGCACGTTCGACATCGTGCTGTCCAGCGGCTGGCCGGGGGTGATGCTGCACGAGGCGGTCGGCCATGGGCTCGAAGGAGACTTCAACCGCAAGAAGACGTCGGCCTTCGCCGGCCTGATGGGTAGCCAAGTGGCGGCCAAGGGCGTCACCGTCGTCGATGACGGCACCATCCCCGAGCGGCGCGGCTCGCTCACCGTCGACGACGAAGGGACGCCTTCGGCGCGCAATGTGCTGATCGAGGACGGCAAACTGGTCGGCTATATGCAGGATCGCCAGAACGCCCGGCTGATGGGCATGAAGGCGACCGGCAACGGCCGCCGCGAAGGCTATGCGCACCAGCCGATGCCGCGCATGACCAATACCTACATGACCGCGGGCGATATGCAGCCGGAAGAGATCATCGCCTCGGTCAAGAACGGCATCTACGCGGTCTCCTTCGGCGGCGGCCAGGTCGACATCACCTCGGGCAAATTCGTGTTCGGCTGCACCGAGGCCTACATGATCGAGAACGGCAAGGTGACGCAGCCGATCAAGGGCGCGATGCTGATCGGCAACGGGCCGGATGCCATGCACCGCGTCAGCATGGTCGGCAACGACATGCAGCTCGACAATGGCATCGGCATGTGCGGCAAGGCCGGGCAGGGCGTGCCGGTCGGCGTCGGCCAGCCGCATCTCAGGATGAACCAGATGACGGTGGGCGGCACCAGGGTTTGA
- a CDS encoding YbjN domain-containing protein: MRANFPASLTGLVLVAAVSAARAEDDEILQKPEPAAILDIAKGFGSARMGRDDNGDPMISGRIEGVRYVIYFYGCEDHENCKSLQFSTGYTDPLTAEQANAWNAKYRWVKAYSGDGSNFKMDVSFAGGITKANLQEQFSNWDAMTGNIKNFLSGG, encoded by the coding sequence ATGCGCGCGAATTTCCCCGCTTCCCTCACCGGTCTGGTGCTGGTCGCCGCGGTTTCGGCCGCGCGGGCCGAGGATGATGAAATCCTCCAGAAGCCCGAGCCGGCGGCCATCCTCGATATCGCCAAAGGTTTCGGCTCGGCCAGGATGGGCAGGGACGACAATGGCGATCCGATGATTTCCGGGCGGATCGAGGGCGTCAGATACGTGATCTACTTCTATGGCTGCGAAGACCACGAGAACTGCAAGTCGCTGCAATTCTCGACCGGCTACACCGACCCGCTGACCGCCGAGCAGGCCAATGCCTGGAACGCAAAATACCGCTGGGTGAAGGCCTATTCGGGCGACGGCTCGAATTTCAAGATGGACGTCTCTTTCGCCGGCGGCATCACCAAAGCCAATCTCCAGGAACAGTTTTCCAATTGGGATGCGATGACCGGCAACATCAAGAACTTCCTGAGCGGCGGGTGA
- a CDS encoding invasion associated locus B family protein, with amino-acid sequence MTSWLSRTLAKVVLALALLGVGIAVGAAAQPNNATPPSGTVKSTHGAWSIICDTPAGATSEQCVMMQNVVAEDRPEMGLSVVVLRTADNKAEILRVLAPLGVLLPNGLGLNVDGKDIGRAYFVRCFQDGCYAEVILEKPLLDTLKSGTSATFIVFQTPEEGIGIPVDLKGFAEGFAALP; translated from the coding sequence ATGACTTCCTGGCTTTCGAGAACCTTGGCGAAGGTCGTTCTTGCCCTTGCCTTGCTCGGCGTCGGCATAGCCGTTGGCGCCGCCGCCCAGCCGAACAATGCCACGCCGCCGAGCGGCACGGTGAAGTCGACGCATGGCGCGTGGTCGATCATCTGCGACACGCCGGCGGGCGCGACCTCCGAACAATGCGTGATGATGCAGAACGTCGTCGCCGAGGACCGTCCCGAGATGGGCCTTTCGGTCGTGGTGCTGCGCACGGCCGACAACAAGGCCGAGATCCTGCGCGTGCTGGCGCCGCTCGGCGTGCTGCTTCCCAACGGACTCGGCCTCAATGTCGACGGCAAGGATATCGGCCGCGCCTATTTCGTGCGCTGCTTCCAGGACGGCTGCTACGCGGAGGTGATCCTCGAAAAGCCGCTGCTCGACACGTTGAAGAGCGGCACCTCGGCCACGTTCATCGTCTTCCAGACACCCGAGGAAGGCATCGGCATCCCCGTCGACCTCAAGGGCTTTGCGGAAGGTTTCGCCGCCCTACCTTGA